The window aggcatgaattaattaacatgattagtcaacacaaacgagacatatggaaatttctagttcttcaagctaatcaatataaacgtgaaccagcaaaattttggagtaagatccgacaacttttaggggcaaagcacaaggctcctaactacctagttcataccttcactgatgaggatgatgaagatgttgaaattaaacttgacgatccacaggaccaggctaatttgatgggtgatgtatgggagaaaattctctctcacaataacagtcgtcaatttaataataatcattatcagttagtaaatgaatggagagatgagaacttggatgatctacaaccactacctaccatcgatacttcaactcttgaagatacccacccgcttactagacctattacattactagagataagtcaggttattggaagaatgagaaatagagcccctggcctctctggaataacaatgaaacaaataaagtacctacctagaaattgcaaacagtccttggtaaatatctttaatgccatcttggcctcaggacattttccagttgtttttaagactgccagaatgatctttcttgctaagcccaataaagacatccaccaacctgggaactatagacctatatctttacttgaagtcactggaaaagttcttgagaaagtcatttccaacagattgaattactatatggagtttaatcacttgtttactgaaaaacaatttggctttagaacacatagaggtaccaatcatgcaataaatgttatttttgacactgtagcaagtctaaaacagcagggcaatcttgccttaattgccaccagagatgttcataaagcttttgatagcttatggcatgatggccttatatacaaactcattgacctaccagaccataactggacttttctcagagtaatttataatttcttaactcaaagaaaaatcattcccacctttcatggcaagtcgacagaaccttttataccgacggctggtgtcccacaaggttcttgtctcagtccacttctgtttaacatttatgtgaatgaccttcctcaaccagagtttaatgacacaattgtgacacagtttgcagatgatgttattcatgtcgtctcatcaactccagtaacaggaaaatacaagtatgagagagtcatagaaaaaatgaatattgaacttcgtcgaacatctaattgggagaagaaatggagaattacgactaatcctgacaaggtccttgttagcacgataggatgttttgcatcaaccattgaagataaagggggtatctccatcagaggtacacctgtagccattagaaaccctaacaagatcttgggatatgaaatagacaggctgctccactcaacatctcatgtaactaaaaagatcaacacagccaaagctggtcttagcagactctttcgattcaatcaagcccctcaacatgtcaaaaaacatctgtataaaatgataataagacctatacttgaatacccttgtgtcccaatgtcattaacaacaaagaccaacatgctacggttacaaagggtccagaatagagctcttcgctttattaccaataccaggaggagagacagagttaaaatggcagatttacacacacaacaagatatcactgccataaatgtacgccttgacaccctaaaaaagaaacaactttatacaatgcaagaactatacatgccagatagagaacatcctatacaagtgataaataccaccgattacaccatcaatactccgcctcacaggactcaaagaatgactctcccacagagggttcgtcgttttattcataaagatgattaccctcgacccatgattttgagcaacttacctgacgaagaagattggatactaccagaacccttctatgtatactgagaaaatcatcgcccccaattagggagacatcttaaataactttctaatgtaaaattatgctattgactattgttggacaccaccattaagaagctattgtcacgagctcataaactggccagaaaatattgcctttcttgttgtataaatatccgttgtgcaatcgcgaaaaaaaaaaaaagcaattgcaacttgtataattacaaccaattcagagtcatgtacttatatacctattatatttatgtgaatctgatgggttagtattataccccttaaagaatatcttatcaattcaaatacactttttaaattacaccaaagtggttgggccacttaccttttatatcctacctctccccccttccaacccttttccaatatttccatccttacccatccttcttccttccccatcttaccaaaaagctctggtcattagaaCTCGAACTCGAACTGAATTTTTCTCGTGCTGTTATTCTCAAATAAATTTATTCAGGATCCTTTGCTGTAATACAGCAAGAAGATGTATAATATAAAACTTAATTGGAAAGATGGTGAGTGTGCAATTGTtggtgaatgtattttctttgggtcaccctttcTTGGCGGGAGATGACCgagttaaaaacaaaaaaatccTAAATTTGATCATTGACATGTTTTTCAGACTAATattcaaaacaacaacaacaagtattACCTGATTCAGCTGTTAAAAGATGACAGTTGTGATTCATATTGTGTGTGGATGCGCTGGGGGCGTGTTGGGGCCAATGGCCAGAATTCTCTTGTTCCCTGTGGGTCTGATTGTGAGAAGGCCAAGGGTATATTCAGGAAGAAGTAAGTACAGTATATTTGTGTTTGTATAACCTTAAATTCATGTATTTGTGTAGCATCTTTCCCTCAAAGGAGGTTTCTTTACACcagtcaggggctcttgattcaaagaattagACTTGACCTCTCCTTTGAATTGTACCTGATGGTCTCCCATTCTCCCAGGTCTCCCATTCTCCTACAGTGTAGTGCTTCCCATATGAATAtgagtgtaataataatgctTATTCAACAGGCATTTCCTGCCAAAGGaggataaaataataaaatgtgtGATTATTATATATTTGTTTGTCAAAAATTTATTGCATTTTTTTAGGGTGTATGTGACAACTCATTTCATTGCATCTGAAGAAAAATGTATAAATAAATTTGTAGTTAACTACAGTCAACTAGACATTTTAACAATTATCTTAGCATCTAGCCAACAGTGCAGCTGTGGGTAAAATGGGAGAGAGTGAAGGACCGAATGATAGACATTCTTGCTCTGGTTGAGGTACATTAGGTAGTGATATCTTCCTCTGATTGAAAGATTGTTGCCTAGAGTACTTAGATTATGTTTttgttttcaacaagtcggtcatttcccaccgaggcagggtgacccaaaaaagaaagaaaatccccaaaaagaaaatactttcatcatcattcaacactttcaccacacacacacacattatcactgcttttgcagaggtgctcagaatacaacagtttagaagcatatacgtataaagatacacaacatatccctccaaactgccaatatcccaaacccctcctttaaagtgcaggcattgtacttcccatttccaggactcgagtccgactatatgaaaataaccggtttccctgaatcccttcactaaatattaccctgctcacactccaacagatcgtcaggtcccaagtatcattcgtctccattcactcctatctaacacgctcatgtacgcttgctggaagtccaagcccctcgcccacaaaacctcctttaccccctctttccaaccttttcgaggacgacccctacccctctttccttcccctatagatttatatgctttccatgtcattctactttgatccattctctctaaatgaccaaaccacctcaacaacccctcttctgccctctgactaatgcttttattaactccacaccttctcctaatttccacactccgaattttctgcataatatttacactacacattgcccttagacaggacatctccactgcctccaaccgtctcctcgctgctgcatttaccacccaagcttcacatccatataaaagtgttggtactactatactttcatacattcccttctttgcctccatagataacgctttttgactccacatatacctcaacgcaccactcaccttttttccctcatcaattctatgattaacctcatccttcataaatccatccgccgacacgtcaactcccaagtatctgaaaacattcacttcttccatactcctcctccccaatttgatatccaatttttttttatctaaatcatttgataccctcatcaccttactcttttctatgttcactttcaactttctacctttacacacattctcaaactcatccactaacctttgcaatgtttctttagaatctcccataagcacagtatcatcagcaaaaagtaactgtgtcaattcccattttgaatttgattccccataatttaatcccacccctctcccgaacaccctagcatttacttcttttacaaccccgtctataaatatattaaacaaccatggtgactatACACATCCCTgtcgtctaagacctacttttaccgggaagtattctccctctcttctacacacttaGATTAATCCTCTTGAATTTCACTTTTAAGTCTAAAGTGTTGTAATAAATTTGTCGATTACTTTGTCCCTGTCATATTTTCTCAACTGGTGATGCTTTGTTCCTCTTGGTGACTTACCATATTAGAGGAAATTGCTTTATACTTAATTTCCAGATATTTCAGATACTTTGGTGTGTTGAAAGCTTGAAGGAAACACGTGCATCATATTTTTTTTCCTCTGTTTCCTCTTGGGATGAAGTGCTTTTGAGGGAAGGATTTCATAACGAATGATAAATCACACATGAAGAGTGAGCTCCTGTCATAAGAGTAAGAAACTGGAACCTGTTAAATCTTTCACTAGCAGGATTGCTGGAGCTGTAACAGGAAATGCTAAAACAAATCTTTCTCATAATTTGTAGGTTCAGTGATAAGACAAAAAATGAATGGGACATGCGCATAGCTTTTGAGAAGGTGCCTGGAAAATATGATTTGCTGGCAATGGATTACTCCAAGGGAGAAGACACTACTGATTCGAGCACAACCATGGAAAAAGCAAAGGAAGCTCGTAATAAGGTAAGTTTTTATCTTAATAAAAACAAAGTTTTGGATTTGTctgttcattttattattttattcataaaataataaaatgaacaaACAAATGTATTTTTCCTGAATTTAAGTGAGCTTTCAAATTATTACATTTGTCTTGACACTTGTAAATGGAAAGATCAGATATAATCTACCGAGAAAACTGGGATTGGCCTGCATGCATTATTTTTGAGGATTTTAAGGCTATACTTTTTTTAGTGATTAATATTGTGGTATATTGGCCCATAAAGTCCTCACAAACATAAGCCCAAGCCAATTTCATTGTtgataaatatttatatttacatacatGTCTCCTTCATCCACGTAATTTAAAGACATTGCTTTTAGTCTCTTTCCTCCACCCTTTGAATATATAGCACATTATTTATAATGATTTCCTCCACCCTATCCTTCCAATAACAGTTCTGTTGAAATTTGTACTGTATTATGTTAGTCTTATAATAAAATATGTAGTTTAGGAATTGCTTTTTAATCTGATACAAAGGCGTACCTCCAACAGTAATGAAGAAAAGAAATGGAGGTAGCGCTTATATTGTGACTGTTATGTTCTGTGTAGAACTTGAGTAAGTCAATAACTTGACTTCATTAAGCTCTACATAATGAAACAGTTTCATAATAAATGCTTGCTCTGCACCTCTGTCTCACCATTATATTTTAACAAACTTTTGACTTTAAATTGAATACTTAAAATCTGCAGCTGGTGTGCAAACTGGAGGCACGTGTGAAAGCTCTGATAGAGCTCATCTGTAATGTTCGCACGATGGAAGAAACTGTAATTGAGATGAAGTACGATGCTAAGAAAGCTCCGCTTGGAAAGCTGACTACTGAGCAGATCAAGGCTGGCTACCTTGCACTCAAATGTATAGATGAACTGATCAGGAGCAAAAAGTTGGCTGAGAAGGACTTGATGCAGGCCTGTAATGACTTTTATACTAGGTGAGATATCCTCGTATTTGAAAGCCCTTAACCTTCATTAATTTGTGTTTTTGAAGGAGCAATATGCAGATATGTGTTCACATTCTAATGAATGTAAACACATGCTGGCATCTAATAGATATCCACCTTAAAACTTTGTAGAATGTATTGTATGGAGAAATATGTTAGACACTACAAGTGTTAGTTCAGTAATTAGTTAAcagtacatttaaaaatatagttATGCAAAGTATTGTTTAGTACTTTTATCATTTTTTATGGGATTTTTCTATAATTGCTTACAAATatcttttattttattaacagatcggctgtttcccaccaaggcagggtggttcgaaaaactttcatcatcagtcactccatcactgtcttgccagaggcatgcttacactacagttataaaactgcagcattaacacccttccttcaaagtgctggcactgtacttcccatctccaggaatcaagtctgccctgtcagtttccctgaattctttcataaatgttaccttgcttacactccaacagcacatcaagtcctaaaaaaccatttgtctctatttgcacctgtctaacatgctcacacacgcttgctggaagtccaagcccctcacacataaaacctcatttaccccctccctccaatctttcctagatcgacccctaccccaccttccctccatttaTGTACTCTCacagtcattctatttcattccatcctctctacatgtccaaaccatctcagtaacccctcctcatccctctgaataatagttttggtaatcccacacctcctcctaatctccaaactttggattgtctgcattatattcacaccacacattgccctcagatatgacatctccactgcctccagccttcttgttgcaacattaacaacccatgcctcacacccatacaagagcattggtataactatactctcagacattcccttctttgtttcatggatcaagttctttgtctccacagactcctcagtgcaccacttgcATTTTTCCCCGTCAGTTCTCtggttcacctcatccttcatagacccatctgctgacacgtccactcccaaatatctgaacacattcaccacctccatactctctccctatgTCTATTATAatactccatggggaaatggagaagactccttcctctgtaagtcatacGTGTTGTATtaagtgactaaaatgccaggaacaaggggcttgtaaccccttctcctgtgtaaattactaaatgtaaaaggagaaaaacTTTTTTGTaccttttcaggccaccctgcttcagtgggagactGCCAGTGTATTAAAATAATCCATTATAATATTAATTCTGTTTCCAGGATACCACATTATTTTGGGATGAAAGTTCCCCCTTTGATTCGCACCCAAAAGGAAATTAAAGAAAAGATGGCATTGTTAGAGGCACTTGGTGATATCCAGGCAGCTTTGAGCATATTAGATCAACCAGGTGACCTGACCCTTCATCCAGCTGATCAGAACTACAATGAGCTCAAGTGTGACATGGTACCATTGGAGAAAGATACCAGTGATTATAAGGTAAAAATCATGTTTGGCAGGGTTACAGACATAAATGTGATAAGAGCTTCTGTAAGGCAGCTTTTATTGCACTGAGATGAAAAAAAAAGCTACAATTTTATAATTTCTTTTTTTAAAGAGTTATTTTTAGCTATTTGTCTCACACCATAGAACTTTTTTTATGCAGTTGCAATTATTGTACAGTAATCTGTTATTCATTTGTTACAATATTAAtcaaaactttaaaaaaaaaagacatggtCTAAGCATAATTTTCTTTGTGGTTTTGTTCCCCTCACTTTGGAAAAAAAGATAATAAACAGTTCCCAGTGATTATTTTCATAACCTCACTTTGTGCAAATGTCTATTCGAGTCTGCATGGGCTGAACTCTAGCTCTTGGTCTCATATCTTGACTTTTGACTGATTAAAGTGAATTAGCCCCTTCCTCTGTTTTTAAACACCTGTATGATGTGTTCTTCCACTGTCATTTATCTTCCCTTTCTTTACCACTGCTATATTGTACACGAGTGGTATATAGTACCGACacagtgaagaattagacacacgtgcaacatctgggtatctttatttgtagacgtttcactgTCCAGTGGCTTCGTCAaagcaaattcaaggacataatggaagACTGTTGAACTAttgctgtatatatttctacagcCTTCATATTATGTTCATGTattgtattgacaaagccactggatggtgaaacatctacaagtaaagatacccagaagttgcatgtgtctaattcatcatcttgttgGTACTGAATGCCACTGATATACAGAAGTGAGAGCGAGTGAAAGGTAACACGAGGCTGATTGTGCAGAAAAAAACTATATCACTGGCATAATTGAAGGGTGTTTGTTAGTAGTTATGGGTGGTGACTATGGTAAAATTGTAAGTGGTTAGTGTTGGAAGAGTAGAAGGTTGGTATATGATACTGACTAGTGGTTTAAAAAGAGAGGTGAGCAACCATAAGAACATATAAGAAAAGTTTCCatttctgggaccttgatcagggTTCCAGCATTTGATCATGTCATTTTAAACCAAGAGTAGAAGGTTGTCTATCTACAGGTAACAAATTTATGGTGTTTGTTTTTTATATGTAAATCTTGCTTCTATTTTAAGACATGTATGATTAGTTTGTTTTCATTGTGCATAGAATAAGATAATACAATTCTGTTTTGGTTAATTCACAGATTATTTGGATAATGCCAAAATAGCCGTGGAATCTAAGAAGTCGTGAAATACAATTTTAGAAATTATAACttattttatttcttttattaacacatcggccgattcccaccaaggcagggtggccccgagaaagaaaaactttcatcgtcattcactctcattcactccatcactgtcttgccagaggggtgctttacactacagtttataaaactgcaacattaacacccctataTGGAGACAAAGCAAATTCTAGCTATTCTTTCAGTTAATTGTTAACACTCCTGAGTACTAAATTATATCAGAAAAAACTTAACCAGATATAAAAAATTGTTAGCTTGAATTTTATATAATAGTTTGAGAATATAATTATGGCTACCTCTTTGTTTTAGGTCATAGAGAACTACCTGAAAACTACCCATGGTAAAACACACACAAATTATGGACTGGAGCTGATGGAAGTGTTCACCTGTAAGAAGGATATGGAGTATGAAAGATTCAAAAGTGTGGGTAATTCTATGCTATTATGGCATGGATCTCGTTTATCAAACTATGCTGGAATCCTTAGTCAAGGCTTGAGAATTGCACCTCCGGAAGCCCCAGTAACTGGTTACATGGTGAGTTATTTGAATTTTTCTCATTTTAAGTGGGTGTTCATTGGGTGTGTTGGGATATGTTACACAGTTAGACAGTGAGGTGCATTGCAAATGAGCACAGCTAATACAGGATATGTTAATATCCCATATTAACATCTCTCCAAAGTATTAAGAATTGAGCTGTAGGTGTTGTTTCGTACCTGAATGTCCAGTACATTGGTTATTATATGCATGATCAGCCaagttgtgatggtgctgtgggcCTGCTGGCTGCAATAGTTTAGTTTATCAGGCAGTCACCTGATCTCATGCTGGGTTGCAGATATTCTCCCAAGCCTGACTGGTTGCAGAGTAGTGTGTCCGTATAATAATTAGCAGATGGAGGCTTGAGCCTCCATCACTCTttacgctgaatgacccacacaggtttagtgctgcacataaatatatatacatatcagaCTGGGTTGCTAAAGGACAAAGAAGAAACAAACTCAAATTCAGCCATGGGGGTAGGCTTGGCCATGTTAAGAGGGAAAATAGGGCATTTGTTTTTCAAAACTTGTAAAACTCTTTTGTTTTCAGAGATCAAGTTCACTTAATGAAATTGACTCGTACTTAATATTTTCTGCACATGCTCTTTTGTTCCTACTTCCTACCTTCAGTATCTTTGCTTTAATACTATTGTTGATAATTGtgggattaatttttttttccacctTTGCAGTTTGGCAAAGGTATTTACTTTGCAGATATGGTCAGTAAGAGTGCAAACTACTGCTGGGCCAATCAGCGCTCAGATGTAGGTCTGATGCTGCTCTCTGAAGTGGCCTTGGGCAAGACGAACGACCTTATCAATGCTGACTATAATGCCAACAATCTTCCCAAAGGATTCAACTCAGTCaaaggatgtggaagaattgttCCCAATCCACAGAATTTTACAACCTTGTAAGTTCTTATAGCTTAGATAACTGAAAAATtgaacaatgagacacttgttgcacaagtctctcattgttcaacttgtaagtgttgtatatCTGCTTTGTACTCAAACTAAAGagctcgtgtttttttttttcatttaattaatCACTTTTGTTTTGTATTATTAATGTCAGTATTCCCTTCAGCCATAATGACAGTGTATTGTAATCTTAATCTAATTTAAATTGGTGTAAACACTGAAGTTGATTTCATTTTTATCTTTTTAGCCAATGTTTACTACCAACATTTACTGTAACATAGTAAATGGAAAATATTTGGTAGCAGATTGACTACTTATACTGCTAAATTTAAACACTGCTTTTATTTTACCTTACATTCTGTcacaggtacagtggaaccttgacttaaaaGTGTCCCACCGtatgagttttttgagatacaaGCTGTCGCTCGGTCGATCTTTTGCTCTGAATTACAAGCCAGCTCCCCCTGCTTCCCCCCTCAATCCAAAATTTGCTCACCTCGCTTGTtcatctatgatttcatgctttaattacttggaaatcatcctctttttcttctcagcactgtcctttacacttactttcttaggacccatgcttagaaaaattaaatttggccaaatggctgtaaaaaatgtaagcaaagcatgagAGAAATACTCCCACACCGAGGTAAACAGTACACTGAGTTGGCGGCGTTCTGCTCtctttatcattgttattattattattacacatgtATTAttcataaatgtatgaaagaggggaaggtacctagggattggcggagagcatgtatagtccctttatataaagggaaaggggacaaaagagattgtaaaaattatagaggaataagtttactgagtataccaggaaaagtatacggtagggttataattgaaagaattagaggtaagacagaatgtaggattgcggatgagcagggaggtttcagagtgggtaggggatgtgtagatcaagtgtttacattgaagcatatatgtgaacagtatttagataaaggtagggaagtttttattgcatttatggatttagaaaaggcatatgatagagtggatagaggagcaatgtggcagatgttgcaagtatatggaataggtggtagttactaaatgctgtaaagagttttcatgaggatagtgaggctcaggttagggtgtgtagaagagaggaagaatacttcccggtaaaagtaggtcttagacagggatgtgtaatgtcaccatggttgtttaatatatttatagatggggttgtaaaagaagtaaatgctagggtgttcgggagaggggtgggattaaattatggggaatcaaattcaaaatgggaattgacagttactttttgctgatgatgctgtgcttatgggagattctaaagaaaaattgcaaaggttagtggatgagtttgggaatgtgtgtaaaggtagaaagttgaaagtgaacatagaaaagagtaaggtgatgagggtatcaaatgatttagataaagaaaaattggatatcaaattggggaggaggaatatggaagaagtgaatgttttcagatacttgggagttgacgtgtcggcggatggatttatgaaggatgaggttaatcatagaattgatgagggaaaagaggcgagtggtgcgttgaggtatatgtggagtcaaaaaacgttatctatggaggcaaagaagggaatgaatgaaagtatagtagtaccaatactcttatatggatgtgaagcttgggtggtaaatgcaacagcgaggagacggttggaggcagtggagatgtcctgtctaagggcaatgtgtggtgtaaatattatgcagacaattcggagtgtggaaattaggaaaaggtgtggagttaataaaagcattagtcagagggcagaagaggggttgttgaggtggtttggtcatttagagagaatggatcaaagtagaatgacatggaaagcatataaatctataggggaaggaaggaggggtaggggtcgtcctcgaaagggttggagagagggggtaaaggaggttttgtgggcaaggggcttggacttccagcaagcgtgcatgagcgtgttagataggagtgaatggagacgaatggtatttgggacctgacgatctgttggagtgtgagcagggttgcttaaatgtgcgtggatgtagtgcggatgacaagaaacagatgattgctgatgttatgaatgaaaagaagttggatgtcctggccctaagcgaaacaaagctgaagggggtaggagagtttcagtggggggaaataaatgggattaaatctggagtatctgagagagttagagcaaaggaaggggtagcagtaatgttaaatgatcagttatggaaggagaaaagagaatatgaatgtgtaaattcaagaattatgtggattaaagtaaaggttggatgcgagaagtgggtcataataagcgtgtatgcacctggagaagagaggaatgcagaggagagagagaaattttgggagatgttaagtgaatgtataggagcctttgaaccaagtgagagagtaattgtggtaggggacttgaatgctaaagtaggagaaacttttagagagggtgtggtaggtaagtttggggtgccaggtgtaaatgataatgggagccctttgattgaactttgtatagaaaggggtttagttataggtaatacatattttaagaaaaagaggataaataagtatacacgatatgatgtagggcgaaatgacagtagtttgttggattatgtattggtagataaaagactgttgagtagacttcaggatgtacatgtttatagaggggccacagatatatcagatcactttctagttgtagctacactgagagtaaaaggtagatgggatacaaggagaatagaagcatcagggaagagagaggtaaaggtttataaactaaaagaggaggcagttagggtaagatataaacagctatt is drawn from Cherax quadricarinatus isolate ZL_2023a chromosome 78, ASM3850222v1, whole genome shotgun sequence and contains these coding sequences:
- the LOC128701597 gene encoding poly [ADP-ribose] polymerase 2-like isoform X2, giving the protein MKRASKRSVKNISGTSDVKNEDEPVIKRGRGPSKKKDKVIEEDQVTERRRGPARKVKTDAALKIEPELDDSQDEVVATTGKRGRKKQAKVKEEIVDDDQVPSTSKDNGAKEAKKTKSSKKKVKEETEEESDSGKVTGGKKSKSDANKGKKSEGKENKDTTNIPVKSGIDRAVVMKGRAAVDALCPIAKQSHVYEEDDDIWDCMLNQTNIQNNNNKYYLIQLLKDDSCDSYCVWMRWGRVGANGQNSLVPCGSDCEKAKGIFRKKFSDKTKNEWDMRIAFEKVPGKYDLLAMDYSKGEDTTDSSTTMEKAKEARNKLVCKLEARVKALIELICNVRTMEETVIEMKYDAKKAPLGKLTTEQIKAGYLALKCIDELIRSKKLAEKDLMQACNDFYTRIPHYFGMKVPPLIRTQKEIKEKMALLEALGDIQAALSILDQPGDLTLHPADQNYNELKCDMVPLEKDTSDYKVIENYLKTTHGKTHTNYGLELMEVFTCKKDMEYERFKSVGNSMLLWHGSRLSNYAGILSQGLRIAPPEAPVTGYMFGKGIYFADMVSKSANYCWANQRSDVGLMLLSEVALGKTNDLINADYNANNLPKGFNSVKGCGRIVPNPQNFTTLSDGTVVPMGPALETSKNNTLMYNEYIVYDPAQVRTRFLLKVKFNFNY
- the LOC128701597 gene encoding poly [ADP-ribose] polymerase 2-like isoform X1, producing the protein MSKKERASKRSVKNISGTSDVKNEDEPVIKRGRGPSKKKDKVIEEDQVTERRRGPARKVKTDAALKIEPELDDSQDEVVATTGKRGRKKQAKVKEEIVDDDQVPSTSKDNGAKEAKKTKSSKKKVKEETEEESDSGKVTGGKKSKSDANKGKKSEGKENKDTTNIPVKSGIDRAVVMKGRAAVDALCPIAKQSHVYEEDDDIWDCMLNQTNIQNNNNKYYLIQLLKDDSCDSYCVWMRWGRVGANGQNSLVPCGSDCEKAKGIFRKKFSDKTKNEWDMRIAFEKVPGKYDLLAMDYSKGEDTTDSSTTMEKAKEARNKLVCKLEARVKALIELICNVRTMEETVIEMKYDAKKAPLGKLTTEQIKAGYLALKCIDELIRSKKLAEKDLMQACNDFYTRIPHYFGMKVPPLIRTQKEIKEKMALLEALGDIQAALSILDQPGDLTLHPADQNYNELKCDMVPLEKDTSDYKVIENYLKTTHGKTHTNYGLELMEVFTCKKDMEYERFKSVGNSMLLWHGSRLSNYAGILSQGLRIAPPEAPVTGYMFGKGIYFADMVSKSANYCWANQRSDVGLMLLSEVALGKTNDLINADYNANNLPKGFNSVKGCGRIVPNPQNFTTLSDGTVVPMGPALETSKNNTLMYNEYIVYDPAQVRTRFLLKVKFNFNY